Proteins encoded by one window of Paenibacillus urinalis:
- a CDS encoding cysteine hydrolase family protein yields MRALIVIDYTKDFVDGKLPVGEPGIAIEQAVVQITKQFIQNQDLVVMAVDLHEENDPYHPETKLFPPHNLRDTEGRQLYGELAAVYEANKSSIYWMDKTRYSAFVGTDLELKLRERGITEVHLIGVCTDICVLHTAVDAYNKGFSITIYDDAVASFNEAGHVWALGHFKGSLGADVFTFNNKEDTNL; encoded by the coding sequence GTGAGAGCTCTGATCGTTATTGATTATACGAAGGATTTTGTGGATGGGAAGCTTCCTGTTGGAGAACCCGGGATTGCGATTGAACAAGCTGTTGTGCAAATAACGAAACAATTTATACAGAATCAAGACCTGGTTGTAATGGCTGTTGATCTGCATGAAGAGAATGATCCTTACCATCCGGAGACGAAGCTGTTTCCCCCTCATAACTTGCGGGATACAGAAGGAAGACAACTCTATGGAGAGCTTGCGGCGGTCTATGAAGCGAACAAGAGCTCGATCTATTGGATGGACAAGACAAGATACAGTGCATTTGTCGGTACCGATCTTGAACTGAAGCTGCGCGAGCGTGGTATTACAGAGGTTCACTTGATTGGGGTGTGCACCGATATTTGTGTGCTTCATACAGCAGTAGACGCCTACAACAAAGGCTTTTCGATTACGATATACGATGATGCAGTAGCTAGCTTTAATGAGGCAGGACATGTTTGGGCGCTGGGTCATTTCAAAGGCAGCCTCGGGGCTGATGTATTCACATTTAACAATAAAGAGGACACAAACCTCTAA
- a CDS encoding NUDIX hydrolase, which produces MNEERYQIEHDEDRSVPAGQKKKYRTPDGVPADIVMFTLTKRERKTVTKTLPIRELKVMLIKRKSWPFAGKWALPGGFCQENESIYDAAKRELMEETGVDGGHLEYLGVYSQPGRDPRGWIISHAFFALVEEWMLEHRQAADDAEDVGLFTIREALNELELGFDHRTIIEDAYKRIQQQMLQTTIARQFLPQHFTLSELYQVIQSVVPDFEEPNFIRKITSTRSRQGIIEDVRDEEGNPVSSNQYSQRPAQLYRFTELVPRLSIYT; this is translated from the coding sequence ATGAATGAAGAACGATATCAGATAGAACATGACGAAGATCGATCCGTACCCGCTGGTCAGAAGAAGAAATATCGCACACCGGATGGTGTACCAGCAGATATTGTGATGTTTACCCTTACGAAGCGAGAACGCAAGACTGTAACCAAGACATTACCCATCCGTGAATTGAAAGTAATGCTGATTAAGCGTAAATCTTGGCCTTTCGCAGGTAAGTGGGCTTTGCCGGGTGGTTTTTGCCAGGAGAACGAATCAATTTATGATGCTGCCAAGCGAGAGCTGATGGAAGAAACCGGGGTCGATGGCGGTCACCTCGAGTATTTGGGTGTATACAGCCAGCCGGGCCGGGATCCGCGTGGGTGGATCATCTCCCATGCTTTTTTTGCGCTTGTTGAGGAATGGATGCTGGAGCATAGACAAGCGGCAGATGATGCAGAGGATGTTGGCTTATTTACGATTCGGGAAGCGTTAAATGAATTGGAGCTCGGATTTGATCATAGAACGATTATTGAAGATGCCTACAAAAGAATTCAGCAGCAAATGCTGCAAACGACGATCGCCAGACAGTTTCTGCCCCAGCACTTCACATTAAGCGAACTATATCAGGTTATCCAAAGCGTAGTACCCGATTTTGAAGAGCCTAATTTTATTCGTAAAATTACATCAACTCGAAGCCGTCAGGGGATAATTGAAGATGTCAGGGATGAAGAAGGAAACCCGGTCAGTTCTAATCAATATTCTCAGCGCCCAGCACAGCTGTACCGCTTCACAGAACTTGTGCCGAGATTATCTATTTATACTTGA